In Herbinix luporum, a single window of DNA contains:
- the ahpC gene encoding alkyl hydroperoxide reductase subunit C, giving the protein MSLVGTEVKPFKAHAYHNGKFIQVTEEDFKGKWSVVCFYPADFTFVCPTELEDLQNNYETLKSMGVEVYSVSTDTHFTHKAWHDTSETIGKITYIMIGDPSHTLSRNFDVLIEEEGQADRGTFIIDPDGIIQSVEINAGNIGRDADVLVSKIKAAQYVRNNPNEVCPAKWKEGSETLKPSLDLVGKI; this is encoded by the coding sequence ATGTCATTAGTTGGAACCGAAGTAAAACCTTTTAAGGCACATGCATATCATAATGGAAAGTTTATTCAGGTAACAGAAGAAGATTTTAAAGGTAAGTGGAGCGTTGTTTGCTTCTATCCTGCAGATTTTACTTTTGTATGTCCTACTGAGTTAGAAGATTTGCAGAACAATTACGAGACATTAAAGAGTATGGGAGTGGAAGTATACTCTGTTTCCACAGATACACACTTTACCCATAAGGCATGGCATGACACTTCTGAAACAATTGGTAAGATAACCTATATTATGATTGGAGATCCTTCTCATACCTTAAGCCGTAACTTTGATGTTCTAATTGAAGAAGAAGGCCAAGCTGATCGTGGTACCTTTATAATCGATCCAGACGGCATAATTCAGTCAGTAGAAATCAATGCCGGCAATATTGGTAGAGATGCAGATGTTTTAGTTAGCAAAATTAAAGCGGCACAGTATGTTAGAAATAATCCCAATGAAGTATGCCCTGCCAAATGGAAAGAGGGTTCAGAAACATTAAAGCCTAGCCTTGATTTAGTAGGCAAGATTTAA
- the ahpF gene encoding alkyl hydroperoxide reductase subunit F gives MILDTEIKNQLAEYLKLLEGDVLIKVSVGDDSVSKDIISLVEELALLSPKIKTEEAKLPRTPSFSINRTDKDMGITFAGLPLGHEFTSLVLALLQVSGRPPKVEEHVAKQVKKLKGEFHFETYISLSCHNCPEVVQALNIMSVLNPNVTHTMIDGAAFKDEVESKDIMAVPAIYLNGEFFGGGRMTLEEILAKLDVTPDASLFEDKEPFDVLVIGGGPAGASAAIYAARKGIRTGIVAQRFGGQVRDTMAIENFISVKQTEGPKLAAALEDHVREYDVDIMCPQRVKSIEKKDIFLIELENGAILKSKTVIIATGARWRNVNVPGEAEFKNKGVAYCPHCDGPLYKGKRVAVIGGGNSGIEAAIDLAGVVDHVTVMEFMPELKADLVLQERLYSLPNVTVLKNVQTKEITGDSKVNGITYVERDTGIEKHIDLEGVFVQIGLVPNTEWLEDFLERNPMGEIPVDKYNATKIPGLFAAGDCTDSPNKQIIISMGSGANAALGAFDYLIRN, from the coding sequence ATGATATTAGATACAGAAATTAAAAATCAACTGGCGGAGTATCTGAAGCTGTTAGAGGGCGACGTTTTAATTAAAGTCAGTGTAGGAGACGATTCTGTATCCAAGGATATTATTTCTCTGGTAGAGGAGCTTGCTTTACTGTCACCTAAGATTAAGACAGAAGAAGCAAAGCTTCCTCGTACACCTAGCTTTAGTATAAACCGTACTGATAAGGATATGGGTATTACCTTTGCCGGTCTTCCCTTAGGCCATGAATTTACTTCTTTAGTATTGGCACTTCTACAAGTTAGCGGAAGACCTCCAAAGGTAGAGGAACATGTGGCCAAGCAGGTTAAGAAGCTGAAGGGTGAATTTCATTTTGAGACCTATATCAGTTTAAGCTGCCATAATTGTCCGGAAGTCGTTCAAGCCCTAAATATTATGAGTGTTCTAAATCCTAATGTTACCCATACTATGATAGACGGAGCTGCCTTTAAGGATGAGGTAGAAAGCAAGGATATTATGGCTGTGCCTGCCATATACCTAAATGGTGAGTTCTTTGGGGGAGGACGTATGACTTTAGAAGAAATTCTAGCAAAGCTAGACGTCACCCCTGATGCCTCTTTGTTTGAAGATAAAGAACCCTTTGATGTTTTGGTTATCGGAGGCGGTCCTGCGGGAGCCAGTGCAGCCATATATGCAGCTAGAAAGGGAATAAGAACTGGTATAGTTGCCCAGCGGTTTGGTGGACAGGTAAGGGACACCATGGCTATAGAGAATTTTATCAGTGTTAAGCAAACAGAGGGTCCTAAGCTGGCAGCAGCTCTAGAAGATCATGTCAGAGAGTATGATGTAGATATAATGTGCCCCCAAAGGGTAAAAAGCATCGAAAAGAAAGATATCTTCTTAATTGAGTTGGAAAATGGAGCCATTCTAAAAAGTAAAACCGTAATTATTGCTACCGGAGCCCGTTGGAGAAATGTAAATGTTCCAGGGGAGGCTGAATTTAAGAATAAAGGTGTGGCCTATTGTCCTCACTGTGACGGTCCTTTGTATAAAGGAAAAAGGGTAGCAGTTATAGGTGGAGGCAATTCAGGTATAGAGGCCGCCATAGACCTAGCCGGAGTGGTAGATCATGTTACGGTAATGGAATTTATGCCGGAGCTAAAAGCTGATTTGGTTTTACAAGAGCGGTTATATAGTCTGCCTAATGTAACAGTATTAAAAAATGTCCAGACTAAAGAAATTACCGGGGACAGCAAGGTTAATGGTATAACTTATGTGGAAAGGGATACCGGTATAGAAAAGCATATAGACCTTGAAGGTGTCTTTGTTCAAATAGGTCTTGTACCTAATACAGAGTGGCTGGAAGATTTCCTTGAAAGAAATCCTATGGGTGAAATACCTGTAGATAAATATAACGCCACTAAAATTCCCGGATTGTTTGCTGCAGGAGACTGCACCGACAGCCCTAACAAACAGATAATAATATCTATGGGATCCGGAGCAAATGCAGCTTTAGGGGCATTTGACTATTTGATTAGAAATTAG
- a CDS encoding ArsR/SmtB family transcription factor translates to MSRKQTLADRCDCEVIHEDIVNQVREKMPQEETLYELADFFKVFGDSTRIRILWALDEAEMCVCDIAALLNMTQSAISHQLRVLKQAKLVRNRKEGKVVYYSLDDEHVRLILDQGLTHIKEV, encoded by the coding sequence ATGTCTAGAAAACAAACTTTAGCAGATAGATGTGATTGTGAAGTAATTCATGAGGATATTGTAAATCAGGTTAGAGAAAAGATGCCACAGGAAGAGACACTATATGAGCTGGCAGATTTCTTTAAAGTATTTGGGGATTCTACCAGAATCAGAATATTATGGGCCCTAGACGAAGCTGAAATGTGTGTTTGTGATATTGCTGCCTTGCTTAATATGACACAATCAGCTATATCTCATCAACTAAGGGTTTTAAAGCAAGCAAAATTAGTTAGAAACAGAAAAGAAGGTAAAGTAGTATATTATTCATTAGATGATGAACATGTAAGGTTGATTTTAGATCAAGGATTAACTCATATAAAAGAAGTATAA
- a CDS encoding cation transporter yields MKKKFILEGLGCANCAAKMEVAINKIKGVEKATVNFMTQRLIIEGVDELMAEIIEEAEKIVKKIEPDTKMKKA; encoded by the coding sequence ATGAAAAAGAAATTTATTTTAGAGGGATTAGGTTGTGCAAATTGTGCTGCTAAGATGGAAGTGGCAATTAATAAAATAAAGGGAGTAGAAAAAGCCACAGTAAATTTTATGACACAAAGGTTGATTATCGAAGGAGTCGATGAGTTAATGGCTGAAATAATTGAAGAGGCGGAGAAAATAGTTAAAAAAATAGAGCCTGATACAAAAATGAAGAAGGCATAA
- a CDS encoding heavy metal translocating P-type ATPase, translating into MKKSLVRIISGAVLLVVAVIINMIYQGWPSLVLYLISYILVGGDIILKAIRNIIRGKVFDENFLMAIATIGAIIISEYTEGIAVMLLYQIGELFQGYAVDKSRRSIADLMDIRPDYANVKKQDELIKVDPDEVKLGDIIVIKAGERIPLDARVIEGRSLLDTSALTGESLPREVEVGDEILSGCININGLLTAEVIKEYEESTVSKILDLVENASSRKSKSEQFITRFARYYTPVVVILALMLGLIPPLFIKGEAFREWSYRALSFLVVSCPCALVISIPLTFFSGIGGASKKGILIKGSNYFEALANTEIIAFDKTGTLTKGVFDVQEIVPEGISKDELLELAAYAESFSNHPISESIKKAYGKEINQAEISNVEEIAGHGIEVEIRGKKVIAGNARLMKLKNIAYHDKELVGTVVHVALEGKYVGYILIADEIKKDTKEAIKEIRALDIKKTVMLTGDNEAVGKKVGKYLGLNQVFTELLPGDKLNKLEELLTEKSHKGRLAYVGDGINDAPVLARADVGIAMGGLGSDAAIEAADVIIMTDEPSKIPLAIRISKKIIGIANQNIIFAISVKILILILSALGITNLWVAIFGDVGVTILAILNSFRTMRFGK; encoded by the coding sequence ATGAAGAAAAGTCTTGTAAGGATTATATCCGGTGCAGTATTACTTGTGGTTGCCGTAATTATAAATATGATATATCAGGGCTGGCCTAGTCTTGTTTTATATCTTATAAGCTATATCCTTGTAGGTGGAGATATTATTCTTAAGGCTATTAGAAATATAATCAGGGGTAAGGTTTTTGATGAAAATTTTCTAATGGCTATTGCTACCATAGGAGCCATAATTATTAGTGAATATACTGAAGGAATTGCAGTAATGCTCCTGTACCAGATTGGGGAATTGTTCCAAGGTTACGCTGTAGATAAATCAAGAAGGTCCATTGCTGATTTGATGGATATTCGCCCGGACTATGCCAATGTAAAAAAACAAGATGAATTAATTAAAGTAGATCCTGATGAAGTGAAGCTAGGGGATATAATTGTTATAAAAGCAGGTGAGCGTATTCCTCTTGATGCTAGGGTAATAGAAGGAAGATCCCTTTTGGATACTTCTGCTTTAACAGGAGAATCCCTGCCCCGTGAAGTAGAAGTAGGTGATGAGATATTAAGTGGCTGCATTAATATAAATGGTTTGCTTACAGCTGAGGTTATCAAGGAATATGAAGAATCTACAGTTAGCAAAATTTTAGATTTAGTTGAAAATGCCAGTAGCAGAAAGTCTAAGTCAGAACAGTTTATCACAAGGTTTGCCAGATATTATACCCCTGTTGTTGTTATCCTTGCACTTATGCTAGGGCTTATACCACCGCTTTTTATAAAAGGGGAAGCATTTAGGGAGTGGTCTTACAGGGCCTTATCCTTTCTAGTGGTATCATGCCCCTGTGCCTTGGTTATATCCATTCCATTAACTTTCTTTAGCGGAATAGGGGGAGCTTCTAAAAAAGGAATTCTTATTAAGGGCAGTAACTATTTTGAGGCTTTGGCTAATACTGAGATAATAGCCTTTGATAAAACCGGTACTCTTACAAAGGGGGTATTTGATGTCCAGGAGATTGTTCCGGAAGGGATATCCAAAGACGAACTTTTAGAATTAGCTGCCTATGCAGAAAGCTTCTCCAATCATCCCATATCAGAATCTATTAAGAAAGCTTATGGGAAAGAAATTAATCAAGCGGAAATTTCTAATGTGGAAGAGATTGCAGGCCATGGCATTGAAGTTGAAATCAGAGGAAAGAAAGTTATTGCTGGTAATGCAAGACTTATGAAACTTAAGAATATAGCATACCATGATAAAGAATTAGTTGGCACGGTTGTCCATGTTGCCCTAGAGGGAAAGTATGTCGGATATATACTTATTGCCGATGAAATTAAGAAAGATACTAAAGAGGCCATAAAGGAGATAAGGGCTTTAGATATAAAGAAAACTGTAATGTTAACAGGAGATAATGAGGCAGTAGGTAAAAAGGTAGGTAAGTACCTAGGACTTAATCAGGTATTTACTGAATTATTACCGGGAGATAAGCTTAATAAGCTAGAGGAGCTCCTTACAGAAAAGTCCCATAAGGGGAGATTAGCTTATGTGGGAGACGGCATTAATGATGCACCGGTTCTTGCTAGGGCAGACGTAGGAATCGCCATGGGAGGTCTGGGTTCCGATGCAGCAATTGAGGCAGCAGATGTGATTATTATGACCGATGAACCATCGAAAATTCCACTAGCTATTAGAATATCAAAGAAGATAATAGGGATTGCCAATCAAAATATTATATTTGCAATCAGTGTTAAAATACTAATTCTTATTTTAAGTGCTCTGGGTATTACAAATTTGTGGGTGGCCATATTTGGAGACGTAGGAGTTACAATATTAGCAATATTAAATTCCTTTAGAACCATGAGATTTGGAAAGTAG
- a CDS encoding CYTH domain-containing protein yields the protein MDLGSIKFNMIEKELKILLTEDQYKLIKERFNWSEDISQINFYYGGNSDSIKDNRATVRIRGLSSGMMLQVKMPVSVEGAVHVKKEFEKECNIVPYKIDGSTLCKLCSVNDFPDVYLLGHLYTERLVSYYEDNNIIFLDKSVYLGKTDYELEIEFNDTLNTQLLSILEGLGLTTNNKVKGKFGRFMERYKGINSILDN from the coding sequence ATGGACTTAGGGTCTATTAAATTTAATATGATTGAAAAGGAATTGAAGATTTTATTAACTGAAGATCAGTATAAGCTTATAAAAGAAAGGTTTAACTGGAGTGAAGATATATCCCAGATTAACTTTTATTATGGTGGGAATTCAGATAGCATAAAGGATAATAGGGCTACCGTTAGAATTAGAGGACTAAGTAGCGGTATGATGTTACAAGTTAAAATGCCGGTTTCAGTAGAGGGAGCTGTTCATGTAAAAAAAGAGTTTGAAAAAGAATGTAATATTGTACCTTATAAAATTGATGGCAGTACTTTATGTAAGTTATGCTCGGTTAATGATTTCCCTGATGTTTATTTACTGGGACATCTTTATACAGAACGGCTTGTATCTTATTATGAAGATAATAATATTATATTTTTAGATAAGAGTGTATACTTGGGCAAGACAGATTATGAGTTGGAAATTGAATTTAATGATACTCTTAACACACAGCTATTAAGCATATTGGAAGGATTGGGACTGACCACCAATAATAAAGTCAAAGGAAAGTTTGGTAGGTTTATGGAAAGATATAAGGGGATAAATTCAATTTTAGATAATTGA